In the genome of Pirellulales bacterium, one region contains:
- a CDS encoding phosphoenolpyruvate hydrolase family protein, which yields MSLFSREEILRRLRAKVAEGRPIVGGGAGTGISAKMSEAGGIDLLVIYNSGRFRMGGRGSLSGMMPYGDANAIVMDMAREVIPVVKHTPVLAGVCGTDPFRLMKLFLREVAAAGFSGVQNFPTVGLIDGTFRANLEETDMGYGHEVDMIRQAAEMGLLTTPYAFNPDEARAMAEAGCDILIPHMGLTTKGSIGAHTALTLEESARQVQAMHDAAKRVNKEVLVLCHGGPIAEPADAQYILDHTEGIVGFYGASSMERLPVEPAIKNRVGEFTGMKLY from the coding sequence ATGAGCCTTTTCTCCCGCGAGGAAATCCTCCGTCGACTGCGTGCCAAGGTGGCCGAGGGGCGGCCCATCGTCGGCGGCGGCGCCGGCACCGGCATTAGCGCCAAAATGTCGGAGGCCGGCGGCATCGATCTCTTGGTGATCTACAACTCGGGCCGCTTTCGCATGGGGGGTCGCGGATCGCTCTCGGGTATGATGCCCTATGGCGATGCCAATGCCATTGTGATGGACATGGCGCGCGAGGTGATTCCCGTCGTCAAGCACACGCCGGTGCTGGCGGGCGTGTGTGGCACCGATCCCTTTCGCTTGATGAAGCTCTTTTTGCGCGAGGTGGCGGCCGCAGGTTTCTCGGGCGTGCAGAACTTTCCGACCGTGGGGCTGATCGACGGCACGTTCCGCGCGAATCTCGAAGAGACCGACATGGGCTACGGCCACGAGGTGGACATGATCCGCCAGGCGGCCGAGATGGGCCTGCTGACCACGCCCTACGCGTTCAATCCCGACGAAGCCCGGGCAATGGCCGAGGCGGGCTGCGACATTCTGATCCCGCACATGGGGCTGACGACCAAGGGGAGCATCGGCGCGCATACGGCGCTCACGCTGGAAGAATCGGCCCGGCAAGTGCAGGCGATGCACGATGCGGCAAAACGCGTGAACAAGGAGGTGCTGGTTCTCTGCCACGGCGGCCCCATCGCCGAACCGGCCGACGCGCAATACATCCTCGACCACACCGAAGGCATCGTCGGCTTCTACGGCGCCAGCAGCATGGAACGCCTGCCGGTGGAACCAGCGATCAAGAACCGAGTCGGCGAGTTCACCGGCATGAAGCTGTATTGA
- a CDS encoding Tm-1-like ATP-binding domain-containing protein, translated as MSVYVLATLDTKGIEAAFVRDQLVSRGVAAVLVDTGCLGEPAVKADIARTTIYEAAGTTLAAVREKADRGHAVTTAADGAAKLIAQLHAAGKVSGVISLGGSAGTTIGTAAMRALPLGVPKIAVSTLASGQVRQYVGDKDILMLNSVVDILGLNRISRIVLTEAARAMAGMVLFAGDAIAAGDDKPLVAATMFGVTTPCVEHARKLLLEAGYEVLVFHATGSGGQAMESLIRDGLIAGVLDITTTELADELAGGTLSAGPTRLTAAAELGVPQVVSVGATDMVNFQAPETVPERFRGRKFYQHNPTVTLMRTTVDENRQIGEDIGRKVAAARGPAVILLPRQGVSAIDRTGQPFDDPAARESLYAGIRDAAGSTEIIELDQHINDAAFAEAAARKLLALMARKNR; from the coding sequence ATGAGCGTCTACGTTCTGGCCACGCTCGACACGAAGGGGATCGAAGCCGCCTTCGTGCGCGATCAACTAGTGTCGCGCGGCGTAGCAGCGGTGCTTGTCGACACGGGCTGCCTTGGTGAGCCGGCCGTGAAGGCCGATATCGCACGGACAACGATCTATGAAGCCGCCGGCACGACGCTCGCCGCCGTCCGCGAGAAGGCCGATCGCGGCCATGCGGTGACGACCGCCGCCGACGGCGCCGCGAAGCTCATCGCGCAGCTTCACGCCGCGGGAAAAGTCTCGGGCGTGATCTCCCTCGGCGGGTCGGCCGGCACGACGATCGGCACCGCCGCCATGCGCGCGTTGCCGCTCGGCGTACCCAAGATCGCCGTCAGTACGCTCGCCTCGGGACAAGTACGGCAATATGTCGGTGACAAAGACATCCTGATGCTCAACTCGGTGGTCGACATTCTCGGCCTCAATCGCATCAGCCGCATCGTACTGACCGAAGCCGCACGGGCGATGGCAGGCATGGTGCTCTTCGCCGGTGACGCGATTGCGGCGGGCGATGACAAGCCGCTCGTCGCGGCGACCATGTTCGGCGTCACCACTCCCTGCGTGGAGCATGCTCGCAAGCTACTGCTCGAGGCCGGCTACGAGGTGCTCGTCTTTCACGCCACGGGCAGCGGCGGACAGGCCATGGAATCGCTCATCCGCGACGGACTTATTGCCGGCGTGCTCGACATCACCACGACCGAGCTGGCCGATGAGCTTGCAGGGGGCACCCTTTCGGCCGGACCGACGCGACTCACCGCGGCCGCCGAGTTGGGCGTGCCGCAGGTCGTTAGTGTGGGCGCGACCGATATGGTGAACTTTCAGGCGCCGGAGACCGTGCCCGAGCGCTTTCGTGGCCGCAAGTTCTATCAGCACAACCCCACGGTGACGCTGATGCGCACCACGGTCGACGAGAACCGCCAGATCGGCGAGGACATCGGCCGCAAAGTGGCTGCCGCACGCGGACCGGCAGTGATTTTGTTGCCACGGCAAGGCGTTTCGGCAATCGACCGCACGGGACAACCGTTCGACGATCCCGCGGCACGAGAATCGCTCTACGCCGGCATCCGCGACGCGGCTGGATCGACAGAGATCATCGAACTGGACCAGCACATCAATGATGCCGCTTTTGCTGAAGCAGCCGCGAGGAAATTGCTTGCGCTGATGGCAAGGAAGAACCGCTAA
- a CDS encoding 2-dehydro-3-deoxyglucarate aldolase: MRTNPVKRKLQAGEPSFGTWLSLGDLYATRVLARMGFDWLTLDMEHSAIDWSQAAMIFGCIADAGGVPLARVPRGSHQLIKRVLDAGAWGIVVPMVNTVEEARVAIAAAKYPPEGNRSLGGGMHAMNFGASSGEYFKQANDEILVILQTESPTGVRNAKEIYSLPGVDGIFVGPVDLRANMRRADGSEASDEEFEEMLAQVVAIGRETGTPTGMHVMDTGAAHRRAEQGMQFIAVGSELRFMSTKAQEVLRELAPSSVEKDLARY, from the coding sequence ATGCGCACCAATCCCGTCAAACGAAAACTGCAAGCGGGCGAGCCCAGCTTTGGCACGTGGCTCTCGCTGGGAGATCTCTACGCGACCCGCGTCCTGGCCCGCATGGGCTTTGACTGGCTCACCCTCGACATGGAACACTCGGCGATCGACTGGTCGCAGGCGGCCATGATCTTTGGCTGCATTGCCGATGCGGGAGGGGTGCCGTTGGCCCGCGTGCCGCGCGGCTCGCATCAGCTCATCAAACGCGTGCTCGACGCGGGGGCCTGGGGCATCGTGGTGCCGATGGTGAACACGGTCGAAGAGGCCCGCGTCGCCATCGCCGCGGCCAAATATCCCCCCGAGGGAAATCGCAGCCTGGGGGGGGGCATGCATGCGATGAACTTCGGAGCCAGCAGCGGCGAGTACTTCAAACAGGCCAACGACGAGATTCTCGTCATCCTGCAGACCGAGAGTCCGACGGGCGTCCGCAACGCGAAGGAAATCTATTCGCTCCCCGGCGTGGACGGCATCTTCGTCGGACCGGTCGACCTGCGGGCCAACATGCGACGCGCCGACGGCAGTGAGGCTTCGGATGAAGAGTTCGAGGAGATGCTCGCGCAGGTGGTGGCCATCGGCCGCGAAACCGGCACCCCCACCGGCATGCACGTGATGGATACCGGCGCCGCCCACCGACGCGCGGAACAAGGCATGCAGTTCATCGCCGTCGGGAGCGAGCTGCGTTTCATGTCGACCAAGGCACAAGAAGTTCTGCGTGAGCTGGCGCCGAGCAGCGTCGAGAAGGACCTGGCGCGGTACTAG
- a CDS encoding Rieske 2Fe-2S domain-containing protein, translating into MTEGTAAGDFVTVARVGSIPEGRGGTFCVNKRLVAVFRTNDEYFAIDDLCPHMGASLGAGEVQDGVVACPWHAWRFSICDGTWCDNPRIKISSYEVRVVEGEIQVRVPPE; encoded by the coding sequence ATGACCGAGGGAACCGCTGCCGGCGATTTCGTCACCGTGGCCCGCGTGGGTTCGATCCCCGAGGGACGCGGTGGCACGTTCTGCGTGAACAAACGCCTGGTAGCAGTCTTTCGCACCAACGACGAGTACTTTGCGATCGACGATCTCTGCCCCCACATGGGCGCGTCGCTGGGGGCCGGCGAAGTGCAGGATGGCGTCGTGGCCTGCCCCTGGCATGCCTGGCGCTTCAGCATCTGCGACGGCACCTGGTGCGATAATCCCCGCATCAAGATCTCGAGCTACGAAGTGCGCGTCGTGGAGGGCGAGATCCAGGTCCGCGTTCCGCCCGAGTAG
- a CDS encoding metal-dependent hydrolase, with the protein MATRLTWLGHGTWTIETAGTKILLDPFLDDNPTAPVRADDIHADAILVSHGHFDHVADLVKIAKRTDATVIANYEICAWANQQGVEKVEYMNLGGTIAQPWGRVKLTIAHHSSVLPDGTYGGNPGGFLLFLADATIYFACDTALFEEMRTIGSAGIDLAVLPIGDRFTMGPDDSLEAIKRIKPRRVAPAHYNTWPPIAQDASAWAAKVKSETEAEPLVLEPGGTIEI; encoded by the coding sequence ATGGCGACGCGACTCACCTGGCTCGGACATGGCACGTGGACGATCGAAACCGCCGGCACCAAGATCCTGCTCGATCCGTTTCTCGACGATAATCCCACCGCCCCCGTGCGCGCCGACGATATTCACGCCGACGCGATCCTTGTCTCGCACGGACATTTCGACCATGTGGCCGACCTGGTGAAGATTGCCAAACGGACCGACGCCACGGTGATTGCGAACTACGAAATCTGCGCCTGGGCCAACCAGCAAGGGGTCGAGAAGGTCGAGTACATGAACCTGGGGGGGACGATCGCGCAGCCTTGGGGACGCGTGAAGTTGACCATCGCTCACCATAGCTCGGTCCTGCCCGACGGAACGTACGGCGGCAATCCGGGCGGGTTCCTCCTCTTTCTCGCCGACGCCACGATCTACTTTGCCTGCGATACGGCCCTCTTCGAGGAGATGCGCACGATTGGCTCGGCGGGGATCGATCTGGCCGTGCTGCCGATCGGCGACCGGTTCACGATGGGCCCCGACGATTCGCTCGAGGCGATCAAGCGGATCAAGCCGCGCCGCGTCGCCCCGGCGCACTACAACACCTGGCCCCCCATCGCGCAGGACGCCTCGGCCTGGGCCGCGAAGGTGAAATCAGAAACAGAGGCCGAGCCGCTCGTCCTCGAGCCCGGCGGCACGATCGAGATCTAA